From Gammaproteobacteria bacterium CG11_big_fil_rev_8_21_14_0_20_46_22:
GTTGAGCGGCATCATCCGCAAAGCCATCGGCGTGTAAGCGCTTAATCGACTCATCAAAACAGGCTTGGACAATCTTGCGGATAAAGGACGTATTGCTGATCGCACCGTGGCCACGCACCTTGGGTATGAGCGGTGAATGGTCGGCCGGCGAGGGCAGCGGCGTGAGGTTTAAATGCACGCGCCAGCGGCGCAGCACATTGAGCATGGCATCGCTCACGGCAATCTCACGCTCTTTATTGCCTTTACCCACCACGGTGAACCACCAATTTCCATCATGATCTCGACTAAAATCACCCATGGTCGGGGTCCAGCGATCACTGGCAGCAAGCTCTGAGATCCGCAAATACATTAAATACAAAGCCGAAAGTATAAATAGCGTGCGTTCATGCTTATCGGGGTTTTCTTCAGCCATGAGTCTGGCTGTTTCAATCACGTAGCCCCATTGCAGCTCGCTTAAGCGGCGGATCTTGGGCTTGCCTTGGCGCTTTCGCAAATACTTACTTTTTTGGCGAATATGGGCGATGGGGTTAACTTCCGTCGCTTCTTCTTGGATCAAAAAATTATAATAAGAACTGAGGATTGCAAAGATTTCTTTAAGTGCCACCTCAGATAAAACATAAGCTTTAACATCAGCTTTCTCGCCTTGCTTGCTGCGCGATTTAGGCAGAGTGACCACAAAAGGACGCCAATCCGGATTGGCTTTGCGTGTGCCATCTTGGCTTAAAAAGCGCGGTACTTTTTTCACGGAAATCCAATCTTCCGGTGGTTTCTGGCAAAAATAGAGATAGGCTTCGATATCGGCTCGTCTCAGTGCGCATACTGACTTTTTGGGGTATCGCCAGGCCCAATGCAACAATCGCTCGGCTTCGCGCCGGTAGGCGTTAAACGTCGCCTGGCTGCCGTTGTAGCTGGTTAAAAACGCGATACTGTACTGGAAGTCTTTGGCGGCAAACGCCGGGTAGCGCGACCAATCGGGCGCTGTGTTTTCCTCGATACGATCGACCGTGTCAAAGAGCGGTAAAATTGTGCTTGATGACACCATAGAAACCCTCGAAACCCAGAGCGTCATTTTTACGTATTTTCAGGAAGTTTGCTATACTCACCGACTGTTAATTTCACCAGGAAGCCAGATATGAAAGTCTTTGTTGCTATTTCACTTATAAGCCTCATCACACTCAGCGCCATCGCTGGCCCTGCATCAACAGGTGTTAACCCTAAGATCACAGAGTCTGTCAGCATTTCTAATGTGAAATCCGTGGCTGAGCAACCGGCGGGGGTTGATACTCAAGTCACAGACGGAGTCACCCAGGCGAATACAAAAGTCTTAAGCGACAGTGCCGCAGATGGCATGGTGCAAACCTCTCAACAAAATCCGCCATCCACTGGGGTCTATTTCGGCGGCGGACTAGCCGTAGGCACAACGAGCAATTAAACTGGCGTTTGATTTAAGCGCGCCGAAATCTCGCCGATTAAGCGATCTTTCTCGCTCCAGAGTTCATTCACCCAGCGCTGGAACACTTCGCGATAGTGTTTGTCGTTATCGTAGTCGCCGCGCAAGAAATCGGCGATAGGGCGCAAGTCAATATTCACACACACTTCGCGTGCTTTACCCGTGAAAAGCTCCCAGATGCTCGAGCGCCCACCTTGATAAACCACGGTGACATCTAAAAACGCTTTGACTTGATCGCCCATGGCCGATAAAGCATGAGCCAATCCGCCGGCGCGCGGTTTTAATAAGTGCCTATACGGTGAGCCTTGCCTGTCGTGTTTTTCTTGCGTATAGCGTGTGCCCTCAATAAAGCTGACCAATGAAACCGGAAAACGACGGTATCGCTCGCAACTTTTTCGTGTGCTTTTTACATCCAAACCGCGTTTTTTAGGGTGTTTCTCAAGGTAGGCTTTACTGAAACGACGCATCATGGGAAAACCCAAGAGGTAACAGCCTTGCCCTAAAAACGGAAACCACACCAGCTCTCGCTTCATCATGTACACGGAAGGTGAAGCGATGCGACCGATCGCTCGTTGTACGATCATAATATCAGCCCACGTTTGGTGATTGGCCAAGACAATATACGACTGCAATTTGCTGACACTGGCATTTTGCTGGATGCGAATTTTCAACTTGGTGAGATTGGCCAAAACTGCATCGCTCACAAAGTTCCAAGCCCCAGGGATTTGGCGATAACGGCGGGTGAAAAAATCACGCCATGCACGTGCAGGGATCAAGTATTGAAACGGAGCCAAAGCTAAAATATAAAAAAATAACACCATCACCAGCAAAACATGCAACAGTATGGCTAATACACCACGAACAGGGCCAGGTAAAAAACGTAGCATAGGTCTTGTTTCCTAATTAACTGCAGCCATTATACGAGCTACAGCTCACGAATAAAGGGATTTCTTGCTTAGACCAGGATCACTTCATTAAATTTAAACAAAAAATTTTTAATGACGCAGCCCTGTATTCAGGCCTGCTGGGACAGGGTTTGGATGGTGATGGTGTAATGCAGCCAACGATTATTGAGAACAATTTGACCTTGCCAGGGGTTGCGATATTGGTAACGAATGGTCACTATCGGCTGGCCTTTGAGTACAAACTCGCGCAAGTGTGGTGCAAAGCGTGCATGAACATTCGTGCCTTTAAGCATAGTTTGAATGACAGTAGGCGAAGCATAGGTGAGCACAAAATCCAACAACACATGTTTCACGCCCAAAGACGCATTGGGCATGGGCAAGCTACTGCTGTGAATTTGCCTGCCATCGTAGCGCAGCGAA
This genomic window contains:
- a CDS encoding integrase; translation: MVSSSTILPLFDTVDRIEENTAPDWSRYPAFAAKDFQYSIAFLTSYNGSQATFNAYRREAERLLHWAWRYPKKSVCALRRADIEAYLYFCQKPPEDWISVKKVPRFLSQDGTRKANPDWRPFVVTLPKSRSKQGEKADVKAYVLSEVALKEIFAILSSYYNFLIQEEATEVNPIAHIRQKSKYLRKRQGKPKIRRLSELQWGYVIETARLMAEENPDKHERTLFILSALYLMYLRISELAASDRWTPTMGDFSRDHDGNWWFTVVGKGNKEREIAVSDAMLNVLRRWRVHLNLTPLPSPADHSPLIPKVRGHGAISNTSFIRKIVQACFDESIKRLHADGFADDAAQLCEATVHWLRHTGISDDVKIRPREHVRDDAGHSSGAITDRYIDIERRERHRSAKDKKLSDE
- a CDS encoding acyltransferase; this encodes MLRFLPGPVRGVLAILLHVLLVMVLFFYILALAPFQYLIPARAWRDFFTRRYRQIPGAWNFVSDAVLANLTKLKIRIQQNASVSKLQSYIVLANHQTWADIMIVQRAIGRIASPSVYMMKRELVWFPFLGQGCYLLGFPMMRRFSKAYLEKHPKKRGLDVKSTRKSCERYRRFPVSLVSFIEGTRYTQEKHDRQGSPYRHLLKPRAGGLAHALSAMGDQVKAFLDVTVVYQGGRSSIWELFTGKAREVCVNIDLRPIADFLRGDYDNDKHYREVFQRWVNELWSEKDRLIGEISARLNQTPV